From Candidatus Paceibacterota bacterium:
ACTTGGCAATGATTTCCGATGCCCGAGCCTTAACCTGATCGTGATTCACTTCGTTAGGCAACTTAAGACTCAAGAACGTGTCATCGGCCAGACTCAATGAAAGATGTCCAGTGAGTTGGTCAATGGCCTGACCAACGCCAACGCGCGTAGGTACTCGACCATCCGACTTGGCCTGCCGGTACCGGTCGAGAATCGCGTCTATAAAAGCGGGTAAGCCCTCCAAGCGCCGAATGTAATCTTCAACACCCGCCGCATTAGTAATAGATGCAGTGGGGACTGACATAAACATCATTGCCTGCGGCGAGGAATATCCGTTCGCTGACGCACCCGTCTCCCAGAGTCCATGCTCAAGGTCGGACCTAGCACCCCAGGCGAGTCGGCCGAGAACAGCATGGTTGATCCGGTCAACCGAGTTCAATCCGGTCGGATCGATAGCGTGCAGCCGTCGTTCGAGATTCGCGAATTTGGCAACGTTGGCAGCTGAGCCTGCACGGCTGGGATCTGGAACTAAACCATCAAAGCCAGAGACACCCAACAGCGTCGCACTGAACGGATCCGCACTATGTTGGAGTTGAAAGAACTCAGCACTCAATTGGGCAAGTTCGTCATTGGATTCAATTATGGATTTACTGTCGGCCACTATTTATTGCTCCTCAGTTTGAAGGAATTGGGTAAGACAACTACATGTCGTAAATGGCATCTGGGACCTAACCCACACTATCAATGTCGCTGACAGGAGCCAAAAGGCTCTCTAGAGATCGCGAGGTGGTCAAAGAACTGCTGTTGATTTCAGGCCCGATAACGACTTCAATTACCTACGTGAATTACGATGTTTGGAAGATTCGAGCAGACTTTCCCGCGTTAAATTCTGGAATTGCTTTTTTTGACGGTCCCGGAGGAAGCCAAGTTCCATCCCAAATTGGTAAGGCAATATCAGATGCAATCACTAAGCCAATCTCAAACCGGAATCTCACAACCGAATCTGAAAGAAACGCGGAAGAAATAGTTATTAATTTTCGCGATGCGGTCGCGGATTTGATAAATGCCGATCCAAATGGCGTAATTTATGGGCGAAGCTGGACCCAGATCACCTATGACTTTTCGAGGACATTGGCCAAAACCTGGAAACCTGATGATGAAATCATTGTCACCTCACTCGATCATGATTCGAATATCCGGCCGTGGATTCAAGCAGCGGAATCGGTAGGAGCGGTTGTTAGATGGGCTAAGTTTGATATCGAGACCGGGGAATTGCCTACTTCAGCAATTTCTGAATTACTCAGTAACAAGACACGCTTGGTTGCCGTAACCGGTGCGGGGAATACCTTGGGAACAAGGCCCAATATTCGAGAAATAGCTACTGAAGTACACAGGGCAAATGCACTGCTTTACGTAGATGGAGTTCATTTGACTCCTCACACTTCGGTTGATATTCAGGCTATGGGCTCGGACTTTTATGGATTCTCTTTCTATAAATTGCTTGGTCCTCATTGTGCTGCCATAGCCGCAAAACGAGAATTACTAGAGACCTTGGATAATGACAAATTATTACCTTCTACAGGAGCAGTTCCCGAACGTTTTGAACTCGG
This genomic window contains:
- a CDS encoding cysteine desulfurase-like protein translates to MNYDVWKIRADFPALNSGIAFFDGPGGSQVPSQIGKAISDAITKPISNRNLTTESERNAEEIVINFRDAVADLINADPNGVIYGRSWTQITYDFSRTLAKTWKPDDEIIVTSLDHDSNIRPWIQAAESVGAVVRWAKFDIETGELPTSAISELLSNKTRLVAVTGAGNTLGTRPNIREIATEVHRANALLYVDGVHLTPHTSVDIQAMGSDFYGFSFYKLLGPHCAAIAAKRELLETLDNDKLLPSTGAVPERFELGTLPYELMAGCTATIDYIANLVESDQPNRRQRIIHSMQELEKYEEDLFRLMENEIKSLPGVSTYGHASKRTPTIYFKLMGLEGVEVSRQLSRQKVNAPAGNFYALEVSRALGLGDSGAVRVGLAPYSTFDDVTRLLNGLRELAK